A window from Exiguobacterium marinum DSM 16307 encodes these proteins:
- a CDS encoding ECF transporter S component, whose translation MLKSWKLKEVVLVSVLSVVFAVVYLLFVHIGNLWAGLIGPIAYEWIFGIWFIVSIISAYIIRKPGAAFISEVMAATIEMLIGNAIGPRIILVGIVQGLGAEAVFAMTGYRRYELWVLMLAGFGSAVTSFVYTYFMSGFAMLEPGYVATMFGLRAVSGMVIAGIGGKLLSDLLLKTGSLRGYAIARSGNVHG comes from the coding sequence ATGCTTAAGTCGTGGAAATTGAAAGAGGTCGTCCTCGTCTCCGTATTGTCTGTCGTTTTTGCCGTCGTCTATTTATTGTTCGTCCATATCGGGAATTTATGGGCAGGGTTGATTGGACCAATCGCCTATGAGTGGATCTTCGGTATCTGGTTCATCGTGTCAATCATCTCGGCGTATATCATTCGAAAACCGGGTGCTGCCTTCATTTCGGAAGTGATGGCTGCGACGATTGAAATGTTGATTGGGAATGCGATCGGACCGCGCATCATCCTGGTCGGCATCGTTCAAGGTCTTGGTGCTGAAGCCGTCTTTGCAATGACGGGTTATCGTCGATATGAGCTATGGGTTCTCATGCTTGCTGGATTTGGCTCGGCCGTCACGAGTTTCGTGTACACCTACTTCATGAGCGGATTTGCGATGCTTGAACCAGGATATGTAGCGACGATGTTCGGGCTCCGTGCGGTTAGTGGCATGGTCATCGCAGGAATCGGTGGGAAGTTGCTCAGTGATTTGTTATTGAAGACAGGGTCACTTCGCGGCTATGCAATCGCTCGGAGTGGGAACGTCCATGGTTGA
- a CDS encoding ABC transporter ATP-binding protein, which produces MVETESLSFRFPESQDTILKEVTLSIRPGRTVLSGASGSGKSTLLALFNRLYPENCDGILEGRLELFGRSHDDYAPGEINQRVGTVFQDPDTQFVMERVEEELIFTLENLETQVEVIDQRVTEILESLQLTDYRNRLIDSLSGGEKQRIAVACAMVGQPEWLLLDEPLTHLDPVTAYRFVEWLDQMDDVNVIVVEHRAHMWGDFFDWQIELEEGRIVRNEPFRSVDDFTFTPSSTPQQEVEHYVVDEVVRDTFQLKSVTLQVRIGEVIAILGPNGSGKSTFLRSLTECDRRVGLVPQSPEHLFFMNSVEQELQFGHEESINIVLEDLSLENKRSLHPLSLSHGQKRRLAVGIQLLSNKQLLAFDEPTAGQDEPSLHALEMMMKRHAKKGQTILFVTHDLSFANIANTFYLMKDGVLSGPFGDELWQDTERLHHYRLVGGRQRCHSMI; this is translated from the coding sequence ATGGTTGAGACAGAATCGCTTTCATTCCGGTTTCCAGAAAGTCAGGACACCATTTTAAAAGAGGTGACACTTTCCATACGACCTGGACGTACCGTATTGAGCGGAGCGAGCGGAAGTGGGAAATCGACGCTTCTTGCGCTGTTCAACCGTCTCTATCCAGAGAATTGTGATGGGATCCTTGAAGGCAGACTCGAACTGTTCGGACGTTCACACGACGACTATGCACCGGGCGAGATCAATCAGCGGGTCGGGACCGTGTTCCAAGACCCGGACACACAGTTCGTGATGGAACGGGTGGAAGAGGAACTCATCTTCACACTCGAAAATTTGGAGACACAAGTCGAGGTAATCGATCAGCGCGTGACAGAGATTCTCGAGTCACTCCAACTGACCGATTATCGAAATCGACTCATCGATTCCTTGTCAGGCGGGGAGAAACAGCGGATTGCCGTCGCCTGCGCCATGGTTGGACAACCGGAATGGTTGCTTCTCGATGAGCCGTTGACGCACCTTGACCCGGTGACCGCGTATCGATTCGTCGAATGGCTCGATCAAATGGATGACGTGAACGTCATCGTTGTCGAACATCGCGCGCATATGTGGGGAGACTTTTTTGATTGGCAGATCGAACTTGAAGAAGGACGGATTGTACGTAACGAACCGTTTCGATCGGTCGATGATTTTACATTCACACCGTCGTCAACACCACAACAAGAAGTCGAGCACTATGTGGTCGACGAGGTGGTGCGTGACACATTCCAATTAAAAAGTGTGACACTTCAAGTTCGCATTGGGGAAGTGATCGCCATTTTGGGTCCGAATGGGAGCGGAAAGTCGACGTTTTTACGAAGTTTGACGGAATGTGATCGCCGTGTCGGACTCGTCCCTCAATCTCCGGAACACTTATTTTTCATGAATTCGGTCGAGCAAGAACTGCAGTTTGGCCATGAGGAATCGATTAATATCGTGTTGGAGGATCTATCACTCGAGAATAAACGATCTCTCCATCCACTTTCGCTCAGTCATGGGCAGAAGCGACGACTCGCCGTCGGGATCCAGTTACTCTCAAACAAACAGTTGCTTGCCTTTGATGAACCGACGGCAGGACAGGACGAGCCGTCACTCCATGCACTCGAGATGATGATGAAGCGACATGCGAAAAAGGGACAGACGATCCTGTTCGTGACCCATGACTTGTCGTTCGCCAACATCGCCAATACGTTCTATCTGATGAAGGATGGGGTACTCTCAGGACCGTTCGGGGATGAACTTTGGCAGGACACGGAGAGACTTCATCATTATCGGTTAGTGGGAGGGAGGCAACGATGTCACTCCATGATATGA
- a CDS encoding energy-coupling factor transporter transmembrane component T family protein — protein sequence MSLHDMNPTVKFMTFTIMMFGLALFYNPWTPLVIIAGTLVIQTLATDVSWKRWGLFLIPFLITALGTFWTTLVFGKELGGETWVTLLGQDISKEEARVAISLSLRVLAFTVLSLLFMLTTDSKRFVMSLMQQAKLSPTIAYSALVGFRFLPLMQQEMYQLQYAHRLRGVPLDTKWERVRHVPKLLLPLLAGSIRRAERVAFSMEARGFTSGKRTVYERIDVKPSDYMWSGVFFTLFGLSIWVGI from the coding sequence ATGTCACTCCATGATATGAATCCGACGGTCAAGTTTATGACGTTCACGATTATGATGTTCGGACTGGCCTTGTTTTATAACCCGTGGACCCCACTCGTCATCATCGCCGGTACGTTAGTGATCCAGACCTTGGCGACGGACGTGTCATGGAAAAGGTGGGGCCTGTTCTTGATCCCGTTTCTCATCACGGCGCTCGGAACATTTTGGACGACGCTCGTGTTTGGGAAAGAGCTCGGGGGAGAAACGTGGGTGACCCTTCTCGGTCAGGACATTTCGAAAGAAGAGGCGCGCGTCGCCATCTCTCTTAGTCTACGTGTTTTGGCGTTCACCGTGTTGTCGCTTCTCTTCATGTTGACGACCGATTCGAAACGATTCGTCATGAGTCTGATGCAACAGGCGAAGCTGTCACCGACGATTGCCTATAGTGCACTCGTTGGATTCCGTTTCCTACCGTTAATGCAACAGGAAATGTATCAGCTTCAATACGCACATCGTCTTCGTGGCGTTCCTCTTGATACAAAATGGGAACGCGTTCGGCATGTGCCGAAACTACTTCTCCCGCTATTAGCAGGCTCGATCCGACGGGCGGAACGTGTCGCCTTCTCGATGGAGGCGAGAGGATTCACGAGTGGGAAACGGACCGTCTATGAGCGGATTGACGTCAAACCGTCCGATTACATGTGGTCAGGTGTGTTCTTCACACTGTTCGGTCTTTCAATTTGGGTAGGGATATAA
- a CDS encoding DUF1643 domain-containing protein, giving the protein MNTHVEEVTIRVKSIFNEDKTKRYMRTYEFTDVEDGVICAVIIYSPRMSDAFLSGTTTQRAYMLMQNHLSQPIREMRVISLVPTLAINDNLPYVESQLDETNYHYVEETLQEVDASSGMIIVGWGSPGRLMHHATSYKSLFADYEANMYCIGTTAKGEPQQIRMANENTVLEAFNNESVKPKFRIVKETKKDDSE; this is encoded by the coding sequence ATGAACACGCATGTAGAAGAAGTTACCATCCGCGTAAAATCAATCTTCAACGAAGATAAAACGAAACGCTATATGCGAACGTATGAGTTCACCGATGTGGAGGATGGCGTCATCTGTGCCGTCATCATTTACTCGCCGCGGATGAGCGATGCCTTTTTGTCCGGCACGACGACACAGCGTGCTTATATGTTGATGCAAAATCATTTGTCACAACCGATTCGAGAAATGCGTGTCATCAGTCTCGTCCCGACACTCGCCATCAATGACAACCTCCCTTACGTGGAATCTCAACTTGATGAGACGAACTACCATTACGTCGAAGAGACGTTACAAGAGGTAGATGCGAGCAGCGGGATGATCATCGTCGGCTGGGGATCGCCAGGTCGATTGATGCACCACGCGACATCTTATAAATCACTGTTTGCCGACTATGAGGCGAATATGTATTGCATCGGTACGACAGCAAAAGGCGAACCACAACAGATCCGAATGGCGAATGAGAATACGGTCCTCGAGGCGTTCAACAATGAATCAGTAAAACCGAAGTTCCGTATCGTGAAAGAAACGAAGAAAGACGACTCCGAGTGA
- a CDS encoding lytic transglycosylase domain-containing protein, translating to MMLRLTGFIIVLVLLLGAVGWLGQHDKVNNGLYRTYYGENGVPNTHLAVYQDAAETYDVDWRLLAAVHRVETIFSHSSSMRSSVGAIGPFQFMPRTWLGWEYDTDDQKGDVPEDEVDLTNLALIEQYGGLGRDGNGDGKADPHSLVDSAHTAAYYLSEHGGKKTDSVASVRNAIFEYNRSEQYVNDVMTYFENYESSVTFMPDERDTFSQQVAYYTIRYVEWFKALG from the coding sequence ATGATGCTGCGACTGACCGGTTTCATCATTGTGCTCGTGCTTTTGCTCGGGGCAGTCGGCTGGCTCGGTCAACATGATAAAGTGAACAATGGATTGTATCGAACCTATTATGGAGAGAACGGCGTCCCGAACACGCATCTCGCTGTGTATCAAGACGCAGCCGAAACGTATGACGTGGACTGGCGTCTACTTGCCGCCGTTCACCGTGTAGAGACAATCTTCTCCCACAGTTCTTCGATGCGCTCGTCTGTCGGCGCGATTGGACCGTTTCAATTCATGCCTCGCACATGGCTCGGTTGGGAATATGACACCGATGACCAAAAAGGCGATGTTCCGGAAGATGAAGTGGACTTGACGAACCTTGCCTTGATTGAACAGTATGGTGGTCTCGGTCGTGACGGGAACGGTGATGGAAAAGCAGACCCACACAGTCTAGTTGATTCTGCGCACACGGCGGCGTATTATTTAAGTGAACACGGTGGAAAAAAGACAGATTCGGTGGCATCCGTCCGAAACGCCATCTTCGAATATAATCGAAGTGAGCAGTATGTCAACGATGTCATGACGTATTTTGAAAACTATGAGTCAAGCGTGACGTTCATGCCTGATGAGCGTGATACGTTCAGTCAACAAGTCGCTTATTACACGATTCGATATGTCGAGTGGTTCAAAGCGCTCGGCTGA
- a CDS encoding CPBP family intramembrane glutamic endopeptidase yields the protein MLERLIFTAIIGYMLIVQIFNAKLIRPLIETRGRAWVYEQTVKSAWGLTLLIVALVFLFQVPLSEIGLRFIPEPGDEEAWQIFLISCVLVTLIFVFYLLVKISSRLRNALRPYYELDLEKLLLPRTKTEEQAWSAVSITAGVTEEFIFRGVLLYTISLYIEVPNMTLALIGGALFGIAHAYQGVKGVLTTGTVGFGLGILYLGMGVLWPVMVLHILLDLIAGPIHVDAKSD from the coding sequence ATGCTCGAACGTTTGATTTTTACAGCAATCATCGGCTACATGCTGATTGTTCAAATCTTCAATGCCAAATTGATTCGTCCGTTGATTGAAACGAGAGGACGGGCATGGGTGTACGAACAGACCGTGAAATCGGCATGGGGATTGACCTTGTTGATTGTCGCTCTCGTATTTTTATTTCAAGTACCGCTATCTGAAATTGGTTTAAGATTTATACCAGAACCGGGAGATGAAGAAGCGTGGCAAATCTTTTTAATATCATGTGTCCTTGTTACTTTGATATTCGTCTTCTATTTGTTGGTAAAAATTTCATCTCGACTCAGGAATGCTTTACGTCCTTACTATGAACTGGATTTAGAGAAATTACTTCTACCACGTACGAAGACTGAAGAACAGGCATGGAGCGCCGTTTCGATCACTGCGGGAGTGACAGAGGAGTTCATCTTCAGAGGAGTCCTCCTGTACACGATTTCCCTCTATATAGAGGTACCGAATATGACACTCGCCTTAATTGGTGGTGCCTTATTCGGCATCGCTCATGCTTATCAGGGGGTAAAAGGTGTCCTTACGACAGGAACCGTCGGCTTCGGACTTGGCATCTTATACTTAGGGATGGGCGTCCTGTGGCCGGTCATGGTTTTGCATATACTGCTTGATTTGATTGCTGGTCCAATTCATGTCGATGCAAAAAGCGATTGA
- a CDS encoding alpha/beta hydrolase, with product MQQKWKIGLASLFTGYYAVSYYAFKRMTRGKRKTPEMLLAPYTEEDRAFYHDVPFEHVSIQSKDDYRLYGRIYRNDSSTKWIVFVHGYTASHSFMAPHLAMFHRLGYNLLAVDLRSHGESEGIYVSYGYHEKYDMIDWVDWLKTNEQVEQVGLHGVSMGAATVLQTTPLTDVDFVIAECPFDDMRQLMRYQLKELHRIPAEFILPGIDYFLWSRAGFTMKQVQPKKAVTETTTPILFVHGSKDDFVPTWMSVEMNALNRHNDLTLIDGAEHTNCIIKDAPAYEEAVNRFLHRHELDQQSNQAVYAKP from the coding sequence ATGCAACAAAAATGGAAAATTGGATTAGCCTCACTATTCACAGGATACTATGCGGTCAGCTACTATGCCTTCAAACGGATGACGAGAGGCAAGCGCAAGACACCAGAGATGTTACTCGCTCCATATACGGAAGAGGACCGCGCATTTTATCACGACGTTCCATTTGAACACGTCTCGATTCAGTCCAAAGACGATTATCGACTCTATGGACGAATCTATCGGAACGATTCCTCGACGAAATGGATTGTCTTTGTGCATGGATATACCGCTTCACATAGTTTCATGGCTCCTCACCTCGCCATGTTCCATCGTCTCGGTTACAACCTGCTCGCCGTTGACTTACGATCACATGGTGAATCCGAAGGAATATATGTCTCATACGGCTATCATGAAAAATACGATATGATTGACTGGGTCGACTGGTTGAAAACAAATGAACAAGTCGAGCAAGTCGGTCTACATGGTGTCTCGATGGGAGCAGCGACCGTCTTACAGACGACACCGCTCACTGACGTCGATTTCGTCATCGCAGAATGTCCGTTTGATGACATGAGGCAGTTGATGCGGTATCAGTTAAAGGAATTGCATCGTATCCCGGCAGAGTTCATTCTTCCTGGAATCGATTATTTTCTGTGGTCCCGTGCCGGCTTCACAATGAAACAAGTTCAACCTAAAAAGGCCGTCACCGAAACGACGACCCCAATTTTATTTGTGCACGGTTCAAAAGATGATTTTGTCCCGACCTGGATGTCAGTCGAGATGAATGCCCTCAATCGTCACAATGACCTGACATTGATCGACGGGGCAGAACATACGAATTGTATAATCAAGGATGCCCCCGCCTATGAAGAGGCAGTCAATCGCTTTTTGCATCGACATGAATTGGACCAGCAATCAAATCAAGCAGTATATGCAAAACCATGA
- a CDS encoding ABC transporter ATP-binding protein has translation MKLSHVSHQFDGQLVLNDIELDVSSGECIAIVGPSGSGKSTLLYILGLLRKPDQGTFLMNERDVFELDEEQRRLIRLHEVGFVFQQAHLIPYLTVLEQLELIQETSKIDAKQLLSDLGLGHRLHLLPATLSGGEKQRVAVARALINSPQLILADEPTASLDYENGRRVMELLSQQAHEKGRSVVVITHDERMLDVCDRVLRVIDGTLTEVNKEEGHHEDKFDAVDE, from the coding sequence ATGAAGTTAAGCCATGTGTCACATCAGTTCGACGGTCAACTTGTATTAAATGATATCGAGTTAGATGTATCATCCGGAGAATGTATCGCCATCGTCGGCCCGAGTGGCAGCGGAAAAAGTACACTGTTATATATTCTGGGACTATTGCGAAAACCGGATCAAGGCACCTTCTTGATGAACGAACGCGACGTGTTCGAACTAGATGAGGAACAACGTCGTCTTATACGGCTACATGAAGTAGGCTTCGTGTTTCAACAAGCTCATCTAATCCCGTATCTGACGGTGCTCGAACAACTCGAACTCATTCAAGAGACAAGTAAGATCGACGCAAAGCAACTACTGAGCGACCTCGGCTTAGGACATCGACTGCATCTTCTCCCGGCGACCTTGTCAGGAGGAGAAAAGCAACGAGTCGCCGTCGCACGGGCTTTGATCAACTCCCCGCAACTCATTTTGGCAGATGAACCGACGGCGAGTCTCGATTATGAGAATGGGCGACGTGTGATGGAACTATTGTCCCAACAGGCACATGAAAAAGGAAGAAGTGTCGTCGTCATCACACATGATGAACGTATGCTCGATGTGTGTGACCGTGTCCTTCGCGTGATCGACGGTACCTTGACCGAGGTCAACAAGGAAGAAGGGCATCACGAAGACAAATTTGATGCAGTTGATGAGTGA
- a CDS encoding ABC transporter permease, which produces MQLGWKEMWRQKRKFSMLFVITLLIVMLTTLITGLADGLAYDNGSALHELNATTYQLDPDSEGQLTRSFIDVTADTSNETMSVRPLTVTFNGKKEEVTLFALPKDSNIGPVAALKKGEVVFDPSLSDNLGTGETLTDFVSDYRFTIAGESHGRYSHGPVIYTTNETWFDYLNHSEQRPYVSAEIGTESTISDALVMSQQDLIESVPGYSAEQSTFTMMRAFLLVIGTFILTAFFYLFTLQKLPELGILKAIGISPRIIGWALLFQVIVIVSAAVATSIGVTYVVDAVIPSSLPFLVDFGHVALFGFMFINLSVLGALLPLWKLRQVDAIEIIGGKAS; this is translated from the coding sequence ATGCAGTTAGGTTGGAAAGAGATGTGGAGACAAAAAAGAAAATTCTCGATGCTATTTGTGATCACATTATTGATTGTCATGTTGACGACACTCATAACGGGGCTAGCAGATGGTCTTGCATATGATAATGGCTCCGCCTTGCACGAATTGAATGCTACGACGTATCAACTTGATCCAGACTCAGAAGGTCAATTGACACGATCGTTTATAGACGTCACAGCGGATACTTCAAATGAAACGATGAGTGTTCGACCGCTCACGGTCACATTTAATGGAAAAAAAGAAGAAGTGACACTATTCGCTCTTCCAAAAGATAGCAATATCGGTCCTGTTGCCGCTCTTAAAAAAGGTGAGGTCGTTTTCGATCCCAGTCTTTCAGATAATCTTGGAACTGGTGAAACCTTGACAGACTTCGTGTCTGATTATCGTTTTACGATTGCTGGGGAATCGCATGGACGCTATAGTCATGGACCAGTGATTTACACGACGAACGAGACATGGTTCGATTATTTGAATCATTCCGAACAACGTCCATATGTATCTGCTGAGATTGGGACTGAATCTACGATATCCGACGCGCTCGTCATGAGTCAACAAGATTTGATTGAGTCGGTTCCGGGATATAGTGCCGAACAGAGTACGTTCACGATGATGCGGGCATTTTTACTCGTGATTGGAACCTTTATTTTAACCGCATTCTTTTATTTGTTCACGCTTCAAAAATTACCCGAACTCGGAATCTTAAAGGCAATCGGCATCTCGCCACGCATCATCGGATGGGCACTGCTCTTTCAAGTCATCGTCATCGTCTCGGCTGCTGTCGCCACATCGATTGGGGTCACGTACGTCGTCGATGCGGTGATTCCATCGTCGCTACCGTTTCTCGTTGACTTCGGTCATGTCGCGCTGTTCGGATTTATGTTCATCAACTTATCTGTTCTCGGCGCATTGTTACCGCTATGGAAACTCCGTCAAGTCGACGCAATTGAGATTATAGGAGGGAAAGCATCATGA
- a CDS encoding sensor histidine kinase — protein MKTLYTRIIVTMFLILLLSGAVSLLFSNVAYYRWWQPSYSEKTEAVANGASIYFEQHTDEDADAFYMFLAAAGYQLVVIDSTDGLRRYGGAFRDETISDNVIEAVREGTPYQGMRDFPFHLFLLGLFDNELTNTYGFALDNGDIIFIRPDLSAQIRELHLFVGMFFALVTLLAFGLIAISTRSLVRPLKTLTKATTSVAMRKEPEHLPIERQDEIGTLARQFQDMSNTINQTEARQRRFVSNVSHEFQSPLTSLVGYAEKLVDGTDGVSNEYARVIEQETRRLSQLTKQLLLLSRLDENPPILETKVNVLQSVSEVIQINAFLLDQKGIAVIIDIPNNVELTSDPVLLAQVWNNVLVNAIHASHEGGTIQIICTLEPHVTISFTDEGIGMNEETKQHLFDRFYRGDTARTSRGTGLGLAITSDILDLHGGQITLESSEGIGTTIHLHF, from the coding sequence ATGAAGACACTCTATACACGAATCATCGTCACCATGTTTTTGATTTTACTCCTATCAGGAGCCGTTTCACTATTATTTAGTAACGTAGCCTATTACAGATGGTGGCAACCCTCCTATAGCGAGAAGACTGAAGCGGTTGCTAATGGAGCGTCAATCTATTTTGAACAACACACCGATGAGGATGCTGATGCATTTTATATGTTTTTAGCAGCGGCAGGTTATCAATTGGTCGTCATTGATTCGACAGATGGACTCCGGCGCTATGGTGGTGCGTTTCGTGACGAAACTATTTCTGACAATGTAATCGAAGCAGTACGAGAAGGTACTCCTTATCAAGGAATGCGAGACTTTCCGTTTCACCTCTTCTTGTTAGGTTTATTTGATAACGAATTGACTAACACGTATGGATTTGCACTCGATAACGGAGACATTATCTTTATCCGCCCGGACTTAAGTGCCCAAATCCGGGAGTTACATCTTTTCGTCGGAATGTTCTTCGCCCTCGTCACGCTCCTAGCGTTCGGCTTGATTGCTATTTCGACACGCTCACTCGTTCGTCCGTTAAAGACACTCACAAAAGCGACCACTTCTGTCGCTATGCGTAAAGAGCCTGAACATCTACCTATAGAACGACAAGATGAGATTGGGACGCTAGCACGACAGTTTCAAGACATGTCCAACACAATCAATCAGACCGAAGCGAGACAACGGCGTTTTGTATCGAACGTCTCTCATGAGTTCCAGTCCCCACTGACATCCCTTGTCGGCTATGCTGAAAAATTAGTTGACGGAACGGACGGTGTATCAAACGAATATGCGCGTGTCATCGAACAGGAGACGAGACGTCTATCCCAATTGACGAAACAGCTCCTTCTTTTGTCACGTCTGGATGAAAATCCACCAATCCTTGAGACGAAAGTGAATGTGCTCCAATCGGTATCTGAAGTCATTCAAATAAACGCCTTCTTGCTCGATCAAAAAGGGATTGCTGTCATCATAGATATTCCGAATAATGTCGAATTGACGAGCGACCCGGTCCTTCTCGCTCAAGTATGGAATAACGTATTGGTGAACGCCATACATGCTTCTCACGAAGGGGGTACGATTCAAATCATATGTACTTTAGAACCACATGTCACTATATCCTTCACTGATGAAGGGATTGGCATGAACGAGGAAACGAAACAACATCTCTTCGACCGTTTTTATCGTGGCGACACGGCTCGGACAAGCAGAGGAACCGGTCTCGGTCTCGCCATCACCTCAGATATCCTTGACTTACATGGCGGTCAGATCACACTTGAATCGAGTGAAGGAATCGGCACCACGATTCATCTACATTTTTGA
- a CDS encoding response regulator transcription factor produces MRILIVEDDPAILRLVKETFENAGHEVLIATNGTIGEHLFTTRPIDAAILDVMLPGLDGRELCQRLKGTLDIPVILLTALDEWEDKRQGFEHGADDYVTKPFIPEELLFRLQAVSRRYQRSSASKIQTGPLHLDIREYEVKLDDQLFYLPKKEFELLFQLASFPGRVYRREELIELVWGFDFEGDERTVDVHIKRLRHRFNHPELFIRTIRGVGYSLEVNA; encoded by the coding sequence ATGCGTATACTCATCGTCGAAGACGATCCCGCTATTTTACGACTTGTGAAGGAGACGTTTGAAAATGCAGGGCACGAGGTTTTAATCGCAACAAATGGCACAATAGGTGAGCATCTATTCACGACCCGTCCGATTGATGCAGCAATTCTAGACGTCATGCTTCCTGGATTGGACGGTCGAGAGCTTTGTCAGCGCTTAAAGGGGACACTCGATATTCCAGTTATCCTATTGACGGCTCTCGATGAATGGGAAGATAAACGCCAAGGTTTCGAGCATGGGGCAGATGATTATGTGACAAAACCGTTCATCCCCGAGGAATTACTATTCCGCTTACAGGCCGTTTCGCGGAGATATCAACGTTCGTCCGCGTCAAAGATTCAAACAGGACCACTGCATTTGGATATAAGAGAATATGAGGTGAAACTTGACGACCAATTGTTCTACCTTCCTAAAAAAGAATTCGAACTTTTATTTCAACTAGCCTCCTTCCCTGGCAGGGTATATCGTCGCGAGGAGTTGATTGAACTTGTTTGGGGATTCGATTTCGAGGGGGATGAGAGGACCGTTGATGTTCATATTAAACGACTTCGTCACCGGTTCAACCATCCTGAACTGTTTATTCGTACGATTCGAGGCGTTGGATATTCACTCGAGGTGAACGCATGA
- a CDS encoding type III PLP-dependent enzyme domain-containing protein, translating into MKLSIEPGDYVVLIEINKEVLKCSSFEEVDQADRIRYELVSRMSERLPAEVIVPSIIDYIRFGSGYIGDHIIWDAETESFFCQQFETIDGSPLGEDLEGFRPDPSRVELARYYTYLTIGRIIEFDMLHPDESNYW; encoded by the coding sequence ATGAAGCTCTCTATCGAGCCAGGGGATTACGTTGTGTTGATTGAAATCAATAAAGAAGTATTGAAGTGTTCCTCCTTTGAGGAAGTCGATCAGGCGGATCGCATTAGATATGAACTGGTTAGTCGGATGAGTGAACGTTTACCAGCTGAGGTCATCGTCCCATCCATCATCGATTATATTCGCTTTGGTAGCGGATACATTGGGGACCACATCATCTGGGATGCTGAAACAGAGTCTTTTTTTTGTCAGCAGTTTGAAACCATTGATGGTTCTCCACTTGGAGAGGACTTAGAAGGATTTCGTCCTGACCCGAGTCGGGTTGAATTGGCGCGATATTATACGTACTTGACGATTGGACGAATTATTGAATTCGACATGCTACATCCGGATGAATCGAATTATTGGTAA